The following are from one region of the Macrobrachium nipponense isolate FS-2020 chromosome 21, ASM1510439v2, whole genome shotgun sequence genome:
- the LOC135197527 gene encoding tigger transposable element-derived protein 1-like, with translation MAPKRQSTSSDDSSSKKRKVITMEVKYDVVKRSEKGETNTEIGRALGLSRMSVVTIVKDKERILKHVKDAALMKATVINMKQRSQSIVEMEKLLMIWLEDQNQQRVPVSLSVIQEKARELHEAVVKKNGEGRASGEFSASRGWFNCFKARANLHNVKLQGEAATADSEAAESFPSGLAEIIKDHGYTADQVFNVDETGLFWKRMPNRTYLSKEKSAPGHKAGKEQLTLLFGANASGDLKLKPLLVYLAENPMAFKGIFKSQLPVIWKSNKKAWVTLMVFENWFNDHFVPAVERYLSSKGLPFKVLLVLDNDPGHPSN, from the coding sequence ATGGCTCCAAAACGGcagagtacttcctccgatgatagttcatctaAGAAGAGGAAAGTCATCACCATGGAGGTAAAGTACGACGTCGTTAAACGTTCTGAGAAGGGAGAGACAAACACCGAGATAGGTCGTGCTTTAGGGCTTAGCAGGATGTCGGTGGTAACCatagtgaaggacaaggaacgtattctgaagcacgttaaggatgctgcactgaTGAAGGCAACGGTGATTAACatgaagcaacgtagccagagcattgtggaAATGGAGAAGTTgctgatgatctggctggaggaccagaaccagcaaCGTGTTCCAGTGAGcctaagtgtgatccaggagaaggctagagagctgcatgaggcagtagtgaagaAGAATGGGGAAGGCCGTGCTAGTGgagaattttccgcgagtagaggttggtttaactgTTTTAAGGCTCGTGCTAATTtacataatgtgaagctgcaaggtgaagctgctactgctgatagcgaagcagcagaaagttttcctagTGGTTTGGCTGAAATAATTAAGGATCATGGTTACACAGCTGACCAAGTTTTTAATGTAGATGAGACTGGCTTATTTTGGAAAAGGATGCCCAACCGTACATATCTTTccaaggagaagtcagcacctggccataaagctggtaaGGAGCAACTGACTTTACtctttggggccaatgcaagtggcgacttgaaacttaAGCCCTTGCTAGTGTATTTGGCAGAAAATCCCatggctttcaagggcattttcaagagtcaactccctgtcatTTGGAAGTctaacaagaaggcttgggttaccttgatggtcttcgaaaattggttcaatgaccatttcgtaccagcagtggaacggtatttgtcttcgaagggtctgccttttaaggttcTTTTAGTTCTAGACAATgaccctggtcacccttcaaattaa